A single genomic interval of Hyphomicrobium methylovorum harbors:
- a CDS encoding adenosylmethionine--8-amino-7-oxononanoate transaminase — MTSSPVWHPFTQHGLEQQFPEIVRSEGAWLETRDGQRIFDGISSWWVITHRHRHPKIIEAIRNQAERLDQVIFAGLTHEPAEATARALLDMVPAGLAHVFFSDSGSTAVEVGLKMALGYWRNIGQSRTRVLALEHAYHGDTVGTMSAGARGVFNAPYEPLLFDVGRIPFPLAGRQQDTFDALEAECRTGAVAAFICEPLVLGAGGMLLYDAATLQEMQRICAAYGVLFIADEVMTGFGRTGTAFACEQAGFTPDILCLAKGLTGGSIPLAVTLCTSAIFQAHLSEDRARMFFHSSSFTANPIACAAAVANLTIWRDEPVLDRVKKIAEAQERGLAALEATERFENLRRLGTIAAAEIKGGDSGYLNDISLRLRAALLRRGVLLRPLGNTLYVMPPYCATDDDLDAVYAHIEDAIDEVGR, encoded by the coding sequence ATGACATCATCACCTGTCTGGCACCCTTTCACGCAACATGGCCTCGAACAGCAGTTTCCGGAAATCGTTCGCTCCGAAGGCGCTTGGCTTGAAACCCGTGATGGGCAGCGGATTTTCGACGGCATTTCGTCGTGGTGGGTCATCACCCATCGCCATCGTCACCCGAAAATCATTGAAGCCATTCGCAATCAGGCCGAGCGGCTCGATCAGGTCATCTTCGCGGGACTGACGCATGAGCCCGCAGAAGCCACGGCGCGCGCGCTTCTCGACATGGTGCCTGCGGGGCTCGCGCATGTTTTCTTTTCCGATAGTGGTTCAACAGCTGTCGAAGTCGGATTGAAGATGGCGCTTGGATATTGGCGCAACATCGGCCAAAGCCGAACGCGCGTTCTGGCGCTTGAGCACGCCTATCATGGCGATACCGTTGGCACGATGTCGGCCGGCGCGCGCGGTGTATTCAACGCTCCCTATGAACCCCTTCTCTTCGACGTGGGACGCATTCCTTTTCCGCTGGCTGGTCGACAGCAGGATACGTTCGACGCGCTCGAAGCAGAATGCCGAACCGGCGCCGTCGCCGCCTTCATCTGCGAGCCACTGGTTCTCGGTGCGGGCGGAATGCTGCTTTACGATGCCGCAACCCTGCAGGAGATGCAGCGGATTTGCGCGGCGTATGGCGTACTCTTCATCGCAGATGAAGTCATGACGGGCTTCGGCCGGACGGGCACCGCATTTGCCTGCGAACAAGCTGGTTTCACGCCTGACATTCTTTGTCTTGCGAAAGGTCTGACCGGCGGCTCAATACCGCTCGCTGTGACGCTGTGCACGTCCGCGATTTTTCAGGCGCACCTTTCCGAGGATCGCGCGCGCATGTTCTTTCATTCGAGTTCTTTTACAGCGAACCCGATTGCATGCGCGGCCGCGGTGGCAAACCTCACTATTTGGCGCGATGAGCCAGTGCTTGATCGCGTGAAGAAAATCGCAGAGGCACAGGAGCGCGGCCTCGCCGCGCTTGAGGCAACCGAGCGCTTCGAGAATCTTCGTCGTCTCGGAACCATCGCCGCTGCCGAAATCAAAGGCGGCGACAGCGGGTATCTCAACGACATTTCGCTACGTTTGCGCGCCGCGCTGCTGCGCCGGGGCGTTCTTCTCAGGCCGCTCGGAAATACGCTTTATGTGATGCCGCCTTACTGCGCGACGGATGATGATCTCGACGCCGTCTACGCTCACATTGAAGACGCGATCGATGAGGTCGGACGATGA
- a CDS encoding 8-amino-7-oxononanoate synthase: MSDSHERALEALARRGRLRSLAAPQGADFTSNDYLGFAQSAKMGEAVKQALARGVPVGAGGSRLLRGNHAEHEALEREAADFFGAESALFFGGGFIANTALLATLPARGDLIVYDELIHASAHEGIRLSKADAVSARHNDAESIAAAIDMWRAAGHSGRPWIVIESLYSMDGDQAPIDAIFDMAQKHDAILIVDEAHATGVFGPDGRGLAAHLEGRADVISVHTCGKALGVMGALVLAPRRMRDFLINRARSFIYATAPSPLVAAAVRASLQLCRDEPERRDDLHRLIAFTGRELSKHTQYRPSGSQIQPIVVGSDVRAVALASALQARGYDIRAIRPPTVPEGTARLRLTITLNATENMISALVRDLACADAETAA, from the coding sequence ATGTCCGACAGTCATGAACGCGCACTTGAGGCGCTGGCGCGCCGAGGCCGGCTCCGCTCTCTAGCTGCGCCGCAGGGCGCTGACTTTACCTCCAACGACTATCTCGGCTTTGCGCAGTCCGCGAAAATGGGCGAGGCCGTAAAGCAAGCGCTTGCGCGTGGCGTTCCCGTTGGGGCGGGAGGATCGCGTCTTCTGCGCGGCAATCACGCGGAGCACGAAGCGCTAGAGCGCGAGGCTGCCGATTTCTTCGGCGCAGAGAGCGCGCTCTTTTTCGGCGGCGGCTTCATCGCCAACACTGCACTGCTCGCAACGCTTCCCGCACGTGGCGATCTTATCGTTTACGACGAACTCATTCATGCAAGCGCGCATGAGGGCATTCGCCTTTCCAAAGCGGACGCCGTGAGCGCTCGACACAACGATGCCGAAAGCATCGCGGCCGCAATCGATATGTGGCGCGCTGCAGGGCATTCGGGTCGACCATGGATCGTGATCGAAAGCCTGTACAGCATGGACGGCGACCAAGCGCCGATCGATGCGATTTTTGACATGGCGCAGAAGCATGACGCCATCCTGATCGTCGATGAAGCGCATGCGACGGGTGTGTTCGGACCCGACGGACGCGGGCTCGCGGCCCACCTTGAAGGCCGCGCCGACGTCATTTCCGTTCATACGTGCGGAAAGGCTCTCGGTGTGATGGGCGCTCTGGTTCTGGCGCCGCGCAGGATGCGCGATTTTCTCATCAATCGCGCCCGCTCGTTTATCTACGCAACGGCACCGTCGCCGCTCGTCGCCGCCGCCGTCCGCGCCTCGCTTCAACTTTGCCGAGACGAACCCGAGCGGCGCGATGATCTTCATCGCCTCATCGCGTTTACCGGGCGGGAGCTTTCCAAGCACACCCAATATCGGCCGTCTGGCTCTCAGATTCAGCCTATCGTTGTCGGCTCAGACGTTCGTGCGGTTGCGCTTGCGTCGGCGCTCCAAGCGCGGGGGTACGACATCCGAGCGATCCGCCCGCCGACCGTACCAGAGGGCACGGCGCGGCTTAGACTAACGATTACGCTGAATGCGACTGAAAACATGATCTCCGCGCTCGTTCGCGACCTCGCTTGTGCGGATGCGGAGACGGCCGCATGA
- the bioD gene encoding dethiobiotin synthase — protein sequence MSVRIVVAGTDTNIGKTVFAAALTQALGASYWKPTQSGLAGETDSEVVARLSKAGPERILPEGYRLNSPASPHVSAEIDGLQIDPDTLRPHDHPAPLVIELAGGLAVPLTRDLLQIDLLSTWALPVVLCASTRLGTINHSLLSIEALKRRSIPIMGIAFIGDEARDSEQTIAAFGGVKHLGRLPQIDPLDAHSLRAAFNANFNVSDFASEGVPRS from the coding sequence ATGAGCGTGCGCATCGTTGTTGCAGGAACAGACACCAACATTGGCAAAACGGTTTTCGCAGCGGCGCTGACGCAGGCGCTCGGCGCGAGCTACTGGAAACCGACACAATCCGGACTCGCCGGTGAAACAGATTCCGAAGTTGTCGCGCGGCTTTCAAAGGCTGGCCCGGAGCGCATTCTGCCCGAGGGCTACCGGCTGAACAGCCCCGCTTCGCCGCATGTTTCGGCAGAGATCGACGGCCTCCAGATCGATCCGGACACGTTGCGGCCGCACGATCATCCGGCGCCACTGGTCATTGAACTGGCGGGCGGTCTCGCCGTGCCGCTAACGCGCGACCTGTTGCAGATCGATCTTCTATCGACGTGGGCTCTGCCCGTCGTGCTTTGCGCTTCGACGCGGCTTGGAACGATCAATCATTCATTGCTGTCGATCGAAGCGCTAAAACGACGGTCCATCCCGATCATGGGGATTGCCTTCATCGGCGACGAAGCCCGCGACAGCGAGCAAACGATTGCTGCATTCGGCGGCGTGAAGCATCTGGGTCGCTTGCCGCAGATCGATCCGCTCGATGCACATTCGTTACGTGCCGCATTCAACGCGAACTTCAACGTGAGCGATTTCGCGAGCGAAGGCGTGCCAAGATCATGA
- a CDS encoding beta-ketoacyl-ACP synthase III codes for MSGVEIIGLGHFAPSRVVPNSEIENRLGLQSGWIKRRTGIEARRYAADDEALSDLAVAAGDMALKRAGFRRDDVALLLLATSTPDHLLPPSAPLVAHRLRLASAGGIDMAGACAGFIYALTLADSFVRTHGQAVLVIAANILSRRINPAERASSVLFADAAGAVLLAPSERDDAGVIGAHLAAAGAHYDLIKIPGGGSRKPFGADFDPAEALMAMPDGQSVYTKAVAMMATAATTALGKARVDVSDVNHFIPHQANARLMATVAHQIGVRPDVMRSTVDQFGNSSAATIPFTMSMAAEKTPNARGDIILMTAAGAGLSGGGAVFRS; via the coding sequence ATGAGCGGCGTCGAAATTATCGGGCTTGGGCATTTCGCGCCGAGCCGCGTTGTACCCAACAGCGAAATCGAAAACCGTCTGGGACTCCAATCTGGATGGATCAAGCGGCGAACAGGCATCGAAGCGCGGCGCTATGCGGCGGACGACGAAGCCTTGTCCGATCTTGCCGTTGCCGCTGGCGACATGGCGTTGAAGCGTGCTGGCTTCCGCCGGGACGACGTGGCGCTGCTGCTGCTCGCGACATCGACGCCGGATCATCTATTGCCGCCGAGCGCCCCGCTCGTCGCGCATCGGCTTAGACTCGCGTCAGCGGGCGGGATCGACATGGCGGGCGCGTGCGCGGGGTTTATCTACGCGCTGACGCTCGCCGATAGTTTCGTTCGCACGCATGGCCAAGCGGTACTTGTCATCGCAGCGAATATTCTGTCCCGACGTATCAATCCGGCAGAGCGTGCGAGCAGCGTTTTGTTTGCCGACGCGGCTGGCGCCGTTCTCCTCGCGCCCAGCGAGCGGGACGACGCTGGTGTGATCGGCGCGCATCTTGCGGCCGCAGGTGCGCACTATGATCTGATAAAAATTCCAGGTGGAGGAAGCCGCAAACCGTTCGGCGCCGATTTCGATCCCGCCGAGGCGCTGATGGCCATGCCTGACGGCCAATCGGTCTATACGAAGGCCGTCGCAATGATGGCGACTGCGGCGACGACCGCGCTCGGCAAGGCGCGCGTTGACGTCTCAGACGTCAACCATTTTATTCCGCATCAGGCCAACGCACGTCTGATGGCGACTGTCGCGCATCAGATTGGCGTTCGGCCGGACGTGATGCGTTCGACCGTCGATCAATTCGGCAACAGCTCTGCTGCGACCATTCCTTTCACGATGTCGATGGCTGCCGAAAAAACTCCAAACGCGCGCGGCGATATCATCCTTATGACCGCGGCGGGTGCAGGCCTCTCCGGCGGCGGCGCTGTTTTTCGCTCGTAG